The Christensenella timonensis DNA segment CGATTGCGACGGCCTGATCGATGTAGGCGGGGAGGTATCTGCGGATATCATCCAGGCGGATGGTTATATCCGCGCAAAAGAAATCGTAGGCGACAGGGTATCGATCAAATCCCACATGGGCAGGCTCGTCAAGGTGCTCAATAAAAAAAGCGAGATCGGCATGATCGAGGCGACGACCGTAGATTTGGAGGGCGTATGGGCCAATACGGTAAACGGCAGGGACATTACGATCGGGCCGCGGTGCGAGATCAAGACCGTGGATTGCAATGGCACGCTGTACATCGATGAAAAGGCGACGGTAGGCGAGATCACCGGGAATTTCCAGCGGCGCGGTTAAGCGTCCCTGGTATAGACAGGATGCAGGTGCTGCCGGCCGCAAAAGCGATGTAGCTCCCGCTGCTGTAGGCCAAATAAAAAAGCAGATGCACCCGCTTTGGAACGGGACACCTGCTTTTCTGTTCCGTTTGGAACGCCGTGCTTTTTACGACAGGAACATTGACGGGTTGGTATTGTTCAGCAGGAGCACCGTCACGCCGATCACAGCCGTATAAACCGCAAAGCCGTATAATTTATGCTTGCTGATCAGCTTCAGCATGAACTTGATCGCGATAAAGCCGCATACCGCGGAGACCGCGAGCCCGATCAATACCATGGGGATGGAGACATCGCCCATGCCGTTTTCCGCCGCGTCCTTGGCGCCAAAAACAACGCCGCCGAGGATGGCCGGGATAGACATCAAAAATGCGTATTTCGCCGCGCGTTCGCGGCCTACGCCGGTAAAGAGCCCGCCCGCGATGGTGGAGCCGCTGCGCGAAAGACCGGGCAGAATCGCCGCGGCCTGCATGAGGCCCATGGCCATGGCCTGCGGAAGCTCCACATCCCGCTTACGCTCCATGCGACGCGCAATGACTTCGCACAGGACAAGCACGCCGGTCGTGGCGAAGAAACCGATCGCCAGGTATTTTCCGTTGAGGATATCGGCAAACGCCTGCGGAGCAACTTTTTCCGCGATGAGCGTGACGACGACGGCGGGGACGGTCGCCAAGATCAGCATACCGAGCTTGTTTTTGACAGGGTGCGTGACAATCGCCACGATCTCCGGCCACAAAACGATGAAAACTGCGATGAGCGTACCGACATGCAGCATCACGTCATAGAGGATGGGAACCTCTTTTAAGCCCATCAGTCCCTGAAAAAGCGCGAGGTGTCCGGAACTGGAGACCGGCAGGAATTCCGTGAAGCCTTGTACGATACCCAATACTATCGATTCCAAAAAACCCATAAAATACTCCTTATAAGTTGCGCTCGCTGGCGCTCACTTCGCGGGCGGCAGCTGCGTTTCCCACGCGTGCCCCCCTTTGCCCAAATTTTACGGCCATGCTTGCGGAAAGAACGGATACCGATTATAATAAGATGGTCGTAAGAATGAATCAAAAATGCGCCTACATTTGTATTTTATACTGATTGGCGGCGCGTTACAATAAGGAGTTTCTTAAAATAAAATGAAATTAGGGGTTGTTGGGCTTCCCAACGTGGGGAAGAGTACGCTTTTTAACGCATTGACACAGGCAGGCGCGCAAAGCGCGAACTATCCGTTTTGTACGATCGAGCCGAACTACGGCATCGTTTCCGTACCGGACGCGCGCATGGATTATCTGGCGGAGATTTACCATCCGCAGAAATTTACGCCCGCGCAAATCGAATTCGTAGATATCGCCGGGCTCGTGAAGGGCGCGAGCAAGGGCGAGGGGCTGGGCAATAAATTTTTGTCGCATATCCGCGAGGTGGACGCCATCATCGAGGTGGTACGCTGCTTTGAAGACGACAATATCACGCATGTGGACGGCAGTATCGATCCGCTGCGCGATGTGACGACCATCAATTACGAGCTTATCTTCGCAGATATGGAGACCGTGCAAAAGAGGCTGGATAAGGCGCTCAAAATGCAAAAGACGGGCGACAAAAAATTCAAACTGGAAGCACAGGTCGCACAGACCCTGCTGGATGAACTGGAAAAAGGAAATTTTGCGCGCAATATTGAATTTGATGAAAAGCAGCAGGAGATCATGCATTCCATGTTTTTGCTGACGGACAAGCCGATCATCTATGTGGGCAATATTGCGGAAAACCAGGTGGGGATAAGCAGCCCGCCTATATTGCAGCCGCTTTTGCAGTATGCAAGCGAACATGGCAGCGAGGTCGTGACGATTTCCGCGAAGATCGAGGAAGACCTCGCGGGTATGGACGAAGAAGAAAAACAGATGTTTATCGAAGAGCTGGGGATCGGTGAATCCGGCCTTATGAGGCTGATCAAAAAATCCTATTCGCTTTTGGGGCTCATCAGCTACCTGACGGCGGGTGAAAAGGAAGTGCGCGCATGGACGATCACGCGCGGCACCAAAGCGCCGCAGGCGGCCGGAAAAATCCACAGTGATTTTGAGCGTGGCTTTATCAAGGCGGAGGTCATTGCCTTTGATACACTGAAGAACGAATGTAACGGCGACATGCAGCTGGCTAAGGAAAAAGGGCTCGTTCGCCAGGAGGGTAAGGAGTATGTAATCGCGGACGGCGACGTTGTGCTGTTCCGCTTCAATGTGTAAGGGGCAGGGTATGAAGAGCGTTTTTCTGGTAGCTACCGAAAATAATGTGCAGACGCAAATGATCGTGGACGTCTTAAAGCAGAACAATATCGTATCCGTTGTCCAGGGACGACAGGCAGGCGAGGCACTGGAGGCGTATATGGGTTTTTCCCCTTACGGGGACGATATTTACGTGGATAAGGACGACCTTTCCGCTGCGCTCGACGTGATCGGCGGTATGGAGCAGGAAAAATAAAGTAAAGCGTCAGCAAAAAGGGCTTTCCGAAAGGAAAGCCCTTCTTATGATCATTCCGCTTCCGCCATGACCGCATCCTGCAAATAAGGATATGGGTTCAAATAAACGCCTGACGGATGCAGGATCGCAAGGTGCAGGTGGTTGGCGGTACTGTTGCCTGTATTGCCGGCAAGCCCGACCACATCGCCGCGCTCTACCGTATCTCCCACCGAAACAAGGTTGGATACCTCCACCATGTGGTAATAGTGGTATTGCGTACCGTCGCTGCCGCCGAGCACCACATAATTTCCCGTTCCCTCGCCCGTTCCTACGGCGAGGATCGTACCGTCAACACAGGCGAGCTCTTCTGTGCCTTCCGGGCAGAGGATGTCCGTACCCATATGGCGGCGGGCCCCGCCGTCGCGGTCGTCATACCAGCTGTCCACAAAATTGTAACGTTCCGGGAGCGGGAAAGTCAGCGTTTCGGAAAGCGGCGGGAGGTTTTCGTCCTCCGGTAGGATCATCTCCATTTCCTCATCATAAGCTGTGCTCAAGTAAGTGCACATAAAAAGGTCGTAAGGGATGGACGACGGATCGCTGCCATCCGTGCGCGGCAGCTCATAAAAAAGCTGTTGCGGTTTTTTTGTGGTAACTGTCAGGTCAAAAGAGGCCGAGTCCTCTGTGAAATCCTCGTTTTTTGTTATTTTGACGCGGATAAGTGACGGGAAAAGCCCGACCAGCTCCCCGGGGCTTTCGCACCCATAGGCCACAGACGATAACAGCTGCCAGGTGGGCTCGCCGATATCCGCCGTCAGGGTGACATGCGGGTAATATTCCTCATATTGCCTTTGCACAGCACAGATCGCTTCGGAAAGCCACGTATCGAAACAATCCTGAAAAGATTGCGTGACCTCTTTGTTTTCTGTGATCGCTGCATAGCCCTTTTGCTCCGTATCCGCAGGATACAGCTCCTCAGGCGTGCAATCCTTGGAAAAAGTATGCCCTTTTATGATCTCCTCGAAGGTGGGCAGGACGGCCGGAACCGCAGGTGTGGGCGCGGCGCTTGCCTCGGGCGAAGCGGAAGGGACTGTTACGGATCCTGCCGCCGGGGCCTCCATGGTAAAAGGCACGGCACAGGCAGAAAAAGCAAAGACAGCGGCCATGACGATGATAAAAATACAGGTGTTTTTTTTCATAAATACCGTTCCCCCATCAGGACAGATGGCTTACGATTGCCATTCTGTTATAGTATTTCGACGCAAGCGGCACTTTTCCTTGCAATCATAATATTTGGTGCACTGTTTCCCGGCGGAGCCGCGAGAATACAAGAGCGCACAATACCCCCATACAAAAACCGCATACGCAGCCCATCAAAGCGAGCACCGGAAGGTAATACGATACCTGCGGCGTTGCGGTCAGGAGCGCGGCAACGGCGAGCTGCGCAAGGCTGTGCGTCACGCCTCCCAGCACGCTGACCTTGACAAGGGACAGGCGCCGCAAAAAGAGGCACATGACCAGGATGGAGAGGAGCCCGCCCGCGAGCGAGAAGAAAAGCATGGTCAGGTTCCCGCTGAAAACGGCGGCAAGCAAACTGCGCACGATGCAGATCGAAAAAGCGTACGGCGCGCCCAAATAGTAAAGCGCAAAGAGGGAAACGATATTGGCAAGGCCCAGCTTGAAGCCGGGCAGCGGCAGCAGGGAGGAAATCGCCCCATCCACAAGGGAGAGGGCAAGCGCCACGCCGCACAAAACGGCGGCCAGTACAAATTTTGAGGTCTTATTGGGTAATGCCATCGACATCCGCCTCCCTGCCTGTGATCGTTGCACTCACGCCGTTTGGCGCACACACGATCGATTGTCCCGCATGGGAAATGCCCCCCGTTTTCTCACACTGGTGGTTCGGGCAGTCTGTCTGCACGATACGCACCGTGCCATCCTTTATTTCAAAAATATTTCGATAGGCGCCGGATATCCCGTATATCGTATCCTTTGACAGCGGCAGGGTAGCCATGACCTCGCCGTCCTTGCGAAACACGACCTGCGTACCGGCTTCGCGCGGCAGCGAAAAGAGCCACACCAAAAGAATCGCCGCGGCAATGATCACAGTAAAGATGATATCGCTTTTTTTGACCAGTTTATTCATGGTAATCCTTATTTGTGACGGTAAGGCCATACTTTTCGGCAAACCCGTCCGTGGTGATGACCCGCTTATCGTCTGTCAGGAAAAGCGCGTCCACGCCCTGCTCCTGCGCAAAAGCCACGCCGCGCTCCGCCCCCATGACAAACAAGGCGGTGGAGTAAATGTCCGAGAGGATCCCGCTTGTACAGATGACTGTTACCGCCGCCAGGCCGCTTTCGGCGGGATGGCCCGTTTCTGGATCCAGGATATGGAAATAGTATTTTCCGCCCTGCGTAAAGCCGCGCTCGTAAGTCCCGGAGGTGGAAACAAATTTTCCGTCGAGCGTGAGCTTTGCCATGTAGTCATTTTCGCCACCGAAGGGGTCGCGTATGCCTATTTTATATGCGCTGCCGTCAGGCTTTGTCCCCACGGCGTAGATACTCCCTCCCAGCGAAAGGATCGCAGAGGAAATATCATTGTCTGCGAGGTTTTGTGCAAGGCAGTCGAGCGCATAGCCTTTTACCGCGCCGCCGAGGTCGACCTGCGTGCCTCCCGCGTTGGCGACCGACTGGCCGTTTTCATTGGCGCTGACGCTGATCGCGTTATAATCCGTATGGGCAAGCAAGCCTTCCAGCTCCTCTTCGCCCGGGACGCGCGCATTGTCCGTGCCAAAGCCCCAGGCCGCGACTACGCCGCCGAGTGCGGGATCGAAAGTACCGCCGGTCACTTTGGCCTGCTCGATACATGCCTGCAGAACCTGCGCCGTGGCATCGGAAATTTCCACATCCTGTACGTTTTGGGCATTCATCCTGCCGATATCGCTGGTGGGTATGGTTTTGGACATCTCGTTTTCGATGTCGCGCAATATTTGGTTGTTTTGCCTGACCACGCTGTTGTCGCTGGCATACACAGTCTGGGTGACGATGGTATCCATAATGAAAGATTCGCTCTGCTGTGCAACTGGCGAACACGCGCAAAGCGCGAACATGCAGGATAAGGCAAGGAGCAAGGGGATGATACGTTTCATTTGTATGATAACACCAAAAGCACGACCGCAAAAACGATAAACGGGATCAAAAACAGCAGGCGCTTTATTCCTAACTTCATAATATCTCCTCTTTTTTATGGCTACCATGTTAGTATAACACACAAAATACATTGATAAAACCGCGCTTTTATGATATATTTATGGATGCTAACAAACGAGTAAGGCGAGGGAATAAAATGGATTTGAAAACCGCATTGGCGGAAAAAATAGCGAACGCGGCAGGCATGCAGGGCGATCAGGTTCTTGAAATGCTGGAAACGCCGCCCGACCCAAAGATGGGCGACGCGGCTTTGCCATGCTTCAAGCTGGCAAAAGTGCTCAAAAAAGCGCCGCCGGCAATCGCGCAGGAGATCGCCGAAAACATTGAAAAGCCGGATTTCGTGTCTGAAATACAGGTCGCGGGAGGGTATCTCAATTTCTTTTACGACAGGACATATTACGCGCAGAGCGTTCTTAGCGAGGTAAGCGCCGCGGGAGAGAATTGGGGAAGATCGGATATCGGCGACAATAAGACGATTGTGATCGATTATTCGTCCGTCAATATCGCGAAGCCGTTCCACATCGGCCACCTTTCTTCAACGGCGATCGGCAGCGCGCTTTACAAGATCAACAAATACCTGGGATATAACGTGGTGGGCGTCAACCACCTGGGCGACTGGGGTACGCAGTTCGGCAAGCTGATCGCGGCCTACAAACTGTGGGGGGACGACGACGAAATAAACCGCGACAGCGTTTCCGCCATGCTCAAGCTGTATGTGCGTTTCCATGAGGAAGCGGAAAAAGACGAAGCGCTCAACGAACAGGCGCGCGCATGGTTTAAAAAGATCGAAGACGGCGACGAAGAGGCTATGCGCATCTTTGGCTGGTTCAAGGAGCTGACGCTGCGCGAGGCAAAGCGCGTGTACGAGCTTTTGGACGTGCAGTTCGACAGCTTTGCGGGCGAGAGCTTTTACAACGACAAGATCCCGGCGGTGCTGGATGAACTGCGCGAGAAAAATTTGCTCGTTAAGAGCGAGGGCGCGTATGTGGTGCGGCTTGACGAAGAGGAGCTGCCGCCGGCGATTATCTTAAAATCCGACGGGACGACGCTGTATGCGACGCGCGATCTAGCGGCTGCTAAGTACCGTAAAAAGACGTATGATTTTTATAAAAACCTGTATGTGGTGGCATACCAGCAGAACCTGCACTTCAAGCAGGTGTTCGCCGTACTTAAAAAAATGGGCTACGAATGGGCGGACGACTGCGAGCATGTCGCGTTCGGCATGGTATCTTTAGAGGACGGAACGCTTTCCACGCGCCACGGTAAGATCGTGCTTTTGGAAGACGTGCTCAAAAAAGCGGTGGAAAAGACGCTGTCCATCATCGAAGAAAAGAATCCCGCCCTGGAAGACAAGGAACAGGTCGCAAGCGATATCGGCATCGGCGCGGTGATTTTCTCAACGCTTAGCCAGAGCCGTATCAAGGATATTATGTTCTCGTTTGACCGCGTACTCAATTTCGACGGAGAAACGGGCCCGTATGTGCAATATACGCATACGCGCTGCGCTTCGGTCATTACGCGGCATGAAGCAAACGACGCGGGTATGGACGTTTCCGTCCTTAGCAATGACGAAGCGTTCGCCGTTTTAAAATCCTTGGCGGGTTTCCCGCAGACGCTGCTTGCCGCAAGTGAAAAGAACGAGCCTTTCTATGTGACGCGGCATTTAATAGAGCTTGCACAGGCATTTAACAAGTACTATTATGAATACAGGATCATTGACGATAATAAAGAGCAGACCAACGCGCGGATCGCACTTGCGCGCGCGGTGAAGGATACGCTCAAACGGGGGCTTTCCCTGCTGGGGATCAAAGCGCCCAATAAAATGTGAACGTAGAATAAGTTTATATGATAGAGAAGAGGTTGGAGTAAGTAATGCTGGATTTAAGGACGTTGCGCGACAATTTCAAAACGATTGCGGACGCGCTTTCAAAGCGTGGCAAGGACATTGAGCTGGACGTGGTGATAAAGCTTGACGAAGAGCGCCGCGCGTTGATGACTAAAGTGGAAGAATTAAAGGCAAAGCGGAACAGGATCTCAAAGGAAATCCCCGTGATGAAGAAAAACGGGGAGGACGTTTCGTCCGTCATGATGGAAATGAAAGAGCTGGCGGCGCAAATCAAGGATTACGACGCGGAGCTGCAGATCATGTCCGCGAATCTGGAAAAAAATATGATGACAATCCCCAACCGTCCGGACGCAAGCGTTCCGGCGGGCAACGACGACAGCGACAACGTGGAAATCCGCAAGTTTATGGAGCCCACGAAATTCGATTTCGAGCCTAAAGCACACTGGGATTTGGGAAACGACCTCGACATCATCGATCCGGAGTTGGGCGCAAAGGTCGCGGGCAGCCGCTTTGTTTTTTATAAGGGCCTGGGCGCGCGCTTAGAGCGTTCTGTCATGAACTTCATGCTCAATACGCATACCGAGCAGAACGGTTATACGGAAGTGATCCCGCCGTTCGTGGCTAACCAGAAATCCATGGAAGGTACAGGCCAGCTTCCGAAATTCGCGGAAGACATGTACCACATCGAAGATACCGACCTGTACCTGATCCCGACGGCAGAAGTCCCGGTGACGAACATGTACCGTGAATCCATCCTTGACGGAGCAGACCTGCCGATTTACCGTTGTGCGTATACGCCGTGCTTCCGCGCAGAGGCAGGCAGCGCAGGGCGCGATACCAAAGGACTTATCCGTTTGCACCAGTTTAATAAAGTGGAGCTTGTGAAATTCACACGGCCGGATGAATCCTATCTGGAGCTTGAAAAATTGGTAGCGAATGCGGAAAGTATTTTGCAGATATTGCAGATCCCTTACCGCGTGGTTCTTTTGTGCGGCGGCGATCTCGGTTTTTCGTCCGCGAAAACATACGATATTGAAGTGTGGATGCCGAGCTATGGGCGGTATGTAGAAATTTCTTCGTGCTCGAACTTTGAAGATTTCCAGGCGCGCCGCGCAGGAATCCGTTTTAGGGACAGCGACGGTTCGCTGAAATTTGTGCACACCCTAAACGGCAGCGGCCTTGCGGTAGGCCGTACGGTGGCGGCAATCATGGAAAATTACCAGCAGCAGGACGGCAGTATCAAAGTGCCGCAGGCTTTACGGTCATATATCGGACGCGAGTTCATTCGTGGAGTAAAATAAAAAGGAATAAAAAAGAGGCTGTGGATTTTCCACAGCCTTTTTAGGTTAATTTTATTCCACCGCGTAGGGCTGGAAACCGGTCAAGGCAAGCTCAGCCTTATCAACAGAATCGTCCGTATATGTCAAAATGAACGCTATGATCCGATCATGCACTTTCGTAAAATAATAATCCTGACCGACGAACACGCCGTCGCCTTGATCGATTGCCATAGGAGCTTTGATAAAATCAAGTCCTGCAATCGTCACATGTTCTGTCGTGCCATCGTAGGAATATGTTTCATCTGTCACAATATTTTTTGTCACAGTATCTACGTACTGTTCGGTTGTCATATTTGAAAGCGGAAGCTTTTCAGTCATCATAATCAAATTGGTATCCACAGCAGCAGTGGAAGCCATCAGTTCATATGTGTTTTTGTAGCCTTCGAGCTCCGCAGCATCTACCGAAGACTCCGCAAATTCAGTCAGTTCCGCTTGTGTAGCCATAATAAGGTCGCTGCCCTCAGGAATCGTCCATTGCAGCCCGAGATATTCGCTGGAATATCCAGTATCCGTAAGCGTACCCGGCGCATACTCCGGTATCGGCTCGGGTGTTGGTTCCGGCGTTGGTGTCGGCTCAGGTGTAGCGGAAACCGATAAATCCGGCGTGGCCTCTGAAACCGCCGGGACTTCGGCGGAAGGCTGCGGCGCAGGCGCGCAGCCCGCAATCATACCTGCCATAAGCAGGACTACTGCAACAATAGCGCATGTTTTCTTATTCATTTTTCTTCCCCCCAATTTCCCTTTTATATTATTTCACAACGATATTTACAATACGCCCGGGCACGACGATGAATTTCACGATTTCCTTGCCTTCCCAGAGATTTGCAAATCTGCTGCGCACAAACGCTTCGGTTTCTTCCTTGGAAGCGTCCGAAGAAATATCAAATTTTGCGCGAACCTTGCCGTTCACCTGGATCGCCATGTTGACGGTCGAGCGCACGAGAGCGCTTTCGTCGCACACAGGGTAATCCTGGTTGAAAATGGAATATCCGCCGCCCAAACGTTCCCACATCTCTTCTGAGAAATGCGGCGCGACCGGGGCAAGCAGCAGGCACAGCTTTTGTGCAGCGTCCTTTGCAAAAACGCTGTCCGGCTGTGCGTCTATATATTTGTAAAATGCGTTCACCAGCTCCATGATACGCGCGACCGCCGTATTGAACGAGAAGATCGGGTAGTCGTGCGTCACGTTCTTGATGGCGTAATGCAGCTGGTAGTTTAAATCTGCATCCACCTTGCCGCTTCCTCCCTCAAGCTTTGCGACCGCGCCGACAAGACGCTCCACACGTTCCAAAAAGCGGTTGATGGCCTTGATGCCGTCGTCGTTCCACGGGCCGCCTTCTACATAATTAAAACCGAACGCAAGGTACATGCGCAACGTATCCGACCCGTATTTTTTGATCAGGTCGTCGGGGGAAATCACGTTTCCACGGCTCTTGCTCATCTTTTCGCCGTCCGGCCCCAAAATCGTCCCTTGGTGCACAAGCGACATAAACGGCTCGTCAAAGCCGATATAACCCATGTCGTGGAAAGCTTTGGTAAAAAACCGCGCGTACAGCAGGTGCATGACCGCATGCTCCGCGCCGCCGATGTATTTATCCACAGGCAGCATCTCGTCGACGATCTTTTTGTTCCACGCCTCCTCGCTGTTTTTGTTGTCGGGATAGCGCAGGTAATACCACGACGAACATACGAACGTATCCATCGTATCCACGTCGCGCTTGGCTTTCCCGCCGCAAATAGGGCAGGTCGTGTTGACAAAATCTTCTTTCTTCGCCAGCGGGGACGTACCGTCGGGCGTGAAGTTTACGTCGTACGGAAGCTCGACCGGAAGCTGATCTTCAGGAACGGGCACTTCGCCGCATTTGTCGCAATACACCATGGGGATGGGCGCGCCCCAATAACGCTGGCGCGAAACCAGCCAGTCGCGCAGGCGGTAATTGATCTTAAAGCCGCCGCGTCCTTCCTTGCCCAAATCCTCTAAGATCGCTTTCTTGCCTTCTTCGGTAGTAAGACCGTCATATTTTCCACTGTTTACAAGGATACCGTGCTCCGTAAAGGGCAGTTTATCATCCGTATCCTTGTCCTTTGCGTCAATTACGCGCTCGATGGGTAAATTGTATTTTTCCGCAAAGGCAAAATCTCGCTCGTCATGCGCGGGGACTGCCATCACGCAGCCCGTGCCGTAGCTTGCGAGCACGTAGTCTGCCGTCCAGATGGGAACTTGACGCCCATTGATGGGATTCACCGCATAAGCGCCTGTGAATACGCCCGTTTTTTCGCGCGTGGTGGACAGGCGGTCGATCTCTGTCGCCTTGGCCGCGTATTCCTGGTATTCTTTGACTGCCGGCGCCTGTACGGAGGTCGTGATCTTATCGACCAGCGGGTGCTCGGGCGAAATGACCACATAGGTACAACCGCACAGCGTATCCGCGCGCGTGGTGAACACAGTGAAATCACCGCCGCCCACGATGTCAAATTTTACCTCGCCGCCGCGTGATTTCCCGATCCAGTTTTTTTGCATCAGCTTGGTCTTTTCCGGCCAGTCGATGC contains these protein-coding regions:
- the leuS gene encoding leucine--tRNA ligase, giving the protein MNFTDIEKKWQKKWAETGLYKFDKNSLKPKHYVLEMFSYPSGANLHVGHWYNYSLSDTYARFMRMTGHNVFHPMGFDAFGLPAENYAIKTGIHPSDSTLKNIETMEKQLQAIGATFDWDYELVTCLPEYYKWTQWCFLQLYKHGLAYRKAAPVNWCPSCQTVLANEQVEGGECERCGTAVTRKHLTQWFFKITDYAEQLLEGLDRIDWPEKTKLMQKNWIGKSRGGEVKFDIVGGGDFTVFTTRADTLCGCTYVVISPEHPLVDKITTSVQAPAVKEYQEYAAKATEIDRLSTTREKTGVFTGAYAVNPINGRQVPIWTADYVLASYGTGCVMAVPAHDERDFAFAEKYNLPIERVIDAKDKDTDDKLPFTEHGILVNSGKYDGLTTEEGKKAILEDLGKEGRGGFKINYRLRDWLVSRQRYWGAPIPMVYCDKCGEVPVPEDQLPVELPYDVNFTPDGTSPLAKKEDFVNTTCPICGGKAKRDVDTMDTFVCSSWYYLRYPDNKNSEEAWNKKIVDEMLPVDKYIGGAEHAVMHLLYARFFTKAFHDMGYIGFDEPFMSLVHQGTILGPDGEKMSKSRGNVISPDDLIKKYGSDTLRMYLAFGFNYVEGGPWNDDGIKAINRFLERVERLVGAVAKLEGGSGKVDADLNYQLHYAIKNVTHDYPIFSFNTAVARIMELVNAFYKYIDAQPDSVFAKDAAQKLCLLLAPVAPHFSEEMWERLGGGYSIFNQDYPVCDESALVRSTVNMAIQVNGKVRAKFDISSDASKEETEAFVRSRFANLWEGKEIVKFIVVPGRIVNIVVK